The following proteins are co-located in the Chloroflexota bacterium genome:
- the nadD gene encoding nicotinate-nucleotide adenylyltransferase: protein MRIGLLGGTFDPVHCGHLAVARLVKDTCALDRVWLIPAARSPFRGTPHAAADHRLAMCRLAVRDRPWLEVKDLELTRPAPSYTIDTLRTLTKAHPDSVFTLIVGTDALEAMAAWRDTDGIFALSEVIAVARPGFDAALPDDLVRDHPAAATRVRILPDAASEVAASDVRRRIAAGDSLDGLVPRAVADYIGRHGLYGHRDAAEGRI, encoded by the coding sequence ATGCGCATTGGACTCCTCGGCGGCACCTTCGACCCGGTGCATTGTGGGCATCTGGCCGTGGCGCGGCTGGTCAAGGACACCTGTGCCCTCGACCGCGTCTGGCTCATCCCCGCCGCCCGGTCGCCGTTTCGCGGGACGCCGCACGCGGCCGCCGACCACCGCCTGGCCATGTGCCGCCTGGCGGTGCGGGATCGCCCGTGGCTGGAAGTCAAGGACCTTGAGCTCACGCGCCCGGCCCCTTCGTACACCATCGACACGCTGCGAACGCTCACCAAGGCCCATCCCGACTCGGTGTTCACGCTCATCGTCGGGACGGACGCCCTGGAGGCCATGGCGGCCTGGCGCGACACGGATGGCATCTTCGCGCTCAGCGAGGTGATCGCGGTGGCACGGCCCGGATTTGACGCGGCGCTGCCCGACGACCTGGTCCGCGACCATCCCGCGGCCGCGACGCGGGTTCGCATCCTCCCCGACGCGGCCAGCGAGGTCGCGGCGTCCGACGTGCGGCGACGCATTGCGGCTGGGGATTCGCTCGATGGACTGGTGCCCCGCGCGGTGGCTGACTACATCGGACGCCACGGTCTCTACGGGCATCGGGACGCCGCGGAGGGTCGGATATAA
- a CDS encoding Smr/MutS family protein, which produces MRASDLSADRLELPEILAQASAYAGFDPGRAHVRALRPTTDHAEARARLTATAQARWLLGEAPGFSVGGAQDVRAAADAAARGSRLSPTDLQAVAAQLRAVRLTRRTVETHRADTPALWRVVVPLADHPELGSRIDATFDEQGRVADTASPELQSLRRRLRQATAAVHAIMQQQLRSPAARGVLQEALVTERAGRQVVPVKQEHQGTFPGIVHDTSASGATVYMEPLAAVPANNRVRELEAAERHEIDRILRALSAAVGTLRDDIVAGVDGLGVLDGLLALARYADAHEAVEPSIAPDAGFQLKEARHPLLEGDVVPIDIEIPAGGSQAIVITGPNTGGKTVALKTVGLLHLMAACGLHVPAAGARLAVYDPVLADIGDEQSIEQSLSTFASHMRNLVAMVRAAGPRALVLTDELGAGTDPTEGAALGQAILERLLDAGAVAVVTTHHPELKLFAHRHPRARNASVEFDSATLRPTYRLLMDVPGRSNAFDIATGLGLDAEIVEAARAKLSAEFRDVEGLIGALQHERRELSEARANVADEAERVTAAQHDLDERLAGVDAERERVVGDARREARALLRQTRAALRQAEQAARQAPGASTDVARRRMRNLEAKLDATSPPAELPRAAPLLEIREGDRVRVEGYSREAVVVAVDDAEAVIGAGNVRARVPRAHVQEVLAPQPQPRPRARRRGTAVPAEVHVRGERVVDALEQVDLALDAAVLEGASALRVVHGVGTGTLRRAIRSHVGEHPSVVDLSDAAPTAGGAGVTVVALAGG; this is translated from the coding sequence ATGCGTGCGTCCGATCTGTCCGCCGACCGTCTTGAGCTGCCGGAGATCCTGGCGCAGGCCAGCGCCTACGCCGGCTTCGATCCGGGTCGCGCGCATGTCCGCGCGCTGCGGCCGACCACCGACCATGCCGAGGCGCGCGCCCGGCTGACGGCCACCGCCCAGGCGCGCTGGCTGCTGGGCGAGGCGCCGGGATTCAGCGTCGGCGGCGCGCAGGACGTTCGCGCCGCGGCCGACGCCGCCGCCCGAGGATCGCGCCTGAGCCCCACGGACTTGCAGGCCGTGGCCGCGCAGCTTCGCGCCGTGCGCCTCACCCGCCGCACCGTCGAGACCCACCGCGCGGACACGCCGGCGCTGTGGCGCGTCGTCGTGCCGCTGGCCGACCACCCGGAGCTTGGCTCGCGCATCGACGCCACGTTCGACGAGCAGGGCCGGGTCGCCGACACCGCCTCCCCCGAGCTGCAATCGCTGCGCCGCCGGCTGCGTCAGGCCACGGCCGCGGTGCACGCGATCATGCAGCAGCAGCTCCGGTCGCCCGCCGCGCGCGGCGTGCTGCAAGAGGCCCTCGTCACCGAGCGCGCCGGGCGCCAGGTGGTGCCGGTCAAGCAGGAGCACCAGGGCACCTTCCCCGGCATCGTGCACGACACCTCCGCCAGCGGGGCCACGGTCTACATGGAACCGCTGGCGGCGGTGCCGGCCAACAACCGCGTGCGAGAGCTGGAGGCGGCCGAGCGACACGAGATCGACCGGATTCTGCGCGCGCTGAGCGCAGCGGTCGGCACGCTGCGGGACGACATCGTGGCGGGGGTCGACGGCCTGGGCGTGCTCGACGGCCTGCTGGCGCTGGCCCGCTACGCGGATGCGCACGAGGCCGTGGAGCCAAGCATCGCCCCGGACGCGGGGTTCCAGCTGAAGGAAGCAAGGCATCCCTTGCTGGAGGGCGACGTCGTACCCATCGACATCGAGATTCCAGCCGGCGGATCGCAGGCGATCGTGATCACCGGCCCGAACACCGGCGGCAAGACCGTGGCGCTGAAGACGGTGGGGTTGCTGCACCTGATGGCGGCTTGCGGCCTGCACGTCCCCGCCGCCGGCGCGCGGCTCGCGGTGTACGACCCCGTGCTGGCGGACATCGGCGACGAGCAGAGTATCGAGCAAAGCCTGAGCACCTTTGCCTCGCACATGCGCAACCTGGTGGCGATGGTGCGGGCGGCGGGACCGCGCGCGCTGGTGCTGACCGACGAGCTTGGCGCGGGCACCGATCCCACCGAGGGCGCGGCGCTGGGCCAGGCCATCCTCGAACGGCTGCTCGACGCCGGCGCCGTGGCCGTGGTGACGACGCATCACCCGGAGCTGAAGCTCTTCGCGCACCGGCACCCACGGGCGCGCAACGCCAGCGTGGAATTCGATTCCGCCACTTTGCGCCCCACGTACCGCCTGCTGATGGATGTCCCCGGTCGCAGCAATGCCTTCGACATCGCCACGGGCTTGGGACTCGATGCCGAGATCGTCGAGGCCGCTCGGGCCAAGCTCTCGGCGGAGTTTCGCGATGTCGAAGGGTTGATTGGCGCGCTCCAGCACGAACGACGGGAACTGTCGGAAGCTCGGGCAAACGTGGCCGACGAAGCGGAACGGGTCACCGCGGCGCAGCACGACCTCGACGAGCGGTTGGCGGGCGTCGACGCCGAGCGCGAGCGCGTGGTGGGCGATGCCCGGCGCGAGGCCCGCGCGCTGCTGCGGCAAACCCGCGCCGCGCTGCGGCAAGCCGAGCAGGCGGCGCGACAGGCGCCCGGCGCCTCGACCGACGTCGCGCGCAGGCGCATGCGAAATCTCGAAGCGAAGCTCGATGCGACGAGTCCGCCCGCCGAGCTCCCGCGCGCAGCGCCGCTACTCGAGATTCGGGAAGGGGACCGGGTGCGGGTGGAGGGCTACAGCCGCGAGGCGGTCGTGGTGGCCGTGGACGACGCCGAAGCCGTGATCGGCGCCGGCAACGTGCGCGCGCGCGTGCCTCGGGCGCACGTGCAGGAGGTGCTCGCGCCACAGCCCCAACCCCGGCCGCGGGCGCGCCGACGCGGGACGGCGGTCCCAGCCGAGGTCCACGTTCGGGGCGAGCGCGTGGTCGATGCCTTGGAGCAAGTGGACTTGGCGTTGGACGCCGCCGTGCTCGAAGGAGCGTCGGCCCTGCGGGTGGTCCATGGCGTCGGCACCGGGACGTTGCGCCGAGCAATCCGCAGCCACGTGGGCGAGCATCCGAGCGTGGTCGACCTATCGGACGCGGCGCCAACCGCGGGCGGCGCCGGCGTCACCGTCGTCGCGCTGGCCGGCGGCTAA
- the rsfS gene encoding ribosome silencing factor, which translates to MVEVLAERGATDVALLDLRGLTIIADYFVVCTAGSTVQMRAIRDALDREPVPPSASHPQFEGEVTDGWLLADFGGVVVHVFAPEARAYYRLDELWSDAPVVARLQ; encoded by the coding sequence GTGGTCGAGGTGTTGGCGGAAAGGGGCGCCACGGATGTTGCCCTCTTGGACCTGCGCGGCCTCACGATCATTGCCGACTACTTCGTCGTGTGCACCGCCGGCAGCACCGTCCAGATGCGCGCCATCCGCGACGCCCTGGACCGCGAACCCGTTCCCCCATCCGCATCGCATCCGCAATTCGAGGGCGAAGTGACGGACGGGTGGCTGTTGGCCGACTTTGGGGGCGTCGTGGTTCACGTATTTGCGCCCGAGGCGCGGGCGTACTATCGGCTGGATGAGCTCTGGAGCGACGCCCCCGTCGTGGCTCGCTTGCAGTAG
- a CDS encoding LON peptidase substrate-binding domain-containing protein, giving the protein MQLDLFPLHTVLFPRMRLPLHIFEPRYRVMIRACIDEERPFGVALIRSGEEVGEPAEPHAVGTTARITSHETLPDGRMNIEAVGEERFRIDALEQREPHLTASVTLDAMPVTDPREMAALAASVREDYRKALRLTLELQGAFGTHEELPRDPERFAYFTASALPATVSTRQNLLESPSVEELLAREAKLMRRLLRDLDELLDARQNSRLN; this is encoded by the coding sequence ATGCAGCTGGACCTGTTTCCCCTCCACACGGTGCTGTTTCCGCGGATGCGGTTGCCGCTGCACATCTTCGAGCCGCGGTACCGCGTGATGATTCGCGCCTGCATCGACGAGGAGCGTCCGTTCGGCGTGGCGCTGATCCGCTCCGGGGAGGAAGTTGGCGAGCCGGCGGAGCCTCATGCGGTGGGGACCACGGCGCGCATCACCAGTCATGAAACGCTGCCCGACGGCCGGATGAACATCGAGGCGGTGGGCGAGGAGCGCTTTCGCATCGATGCGCTGGAGCAGCGGGAGCCGCACCTGACGGCGTCGGTGACCTTGGACGCGATGCCGGTGACGGATCCGCGCGAGATGGCGGCCCTGGCGGCGAGCGTGCGCGAGGACTACCGCAAGGCGCTGCGGCTGACGCTTGAGCTGCAGGGCGCGTTCGGCACCCACGAAGAGCTGCCGCGCGATCCGGAGCGCTTCGCCTATTTCACCGCGTCCGCCCTGCCGGCCACGGTCAGCACCCGCCAGAACTTGCTGGAATCACCGAGCGTCGAGGAGCTGCTGGCCCGCGAGGCCAAGCTGATGCGCCGGCTGCTGCGCGACCTCGATGAGCTCCTGGACGCGCGGCAGAACTCGCGCCTGAACTAG
- a CDS encoding uracil-DNA glycosylase — protein sequence MAEALPTFSDLAVLADAVKGCTRCRLARGRTHAVPGEGAADAAVMFIGEGPGYHEDQQGRPFVGAAGQLLDELIEGIGLRRREVFIANVLKCRPPENRDPAPDEAEACRPYLDRQIELIDPKVIVLLGRHALQAHFSDAQISRARGVPRRREGRTFLPVYHPAAALRQMRLRDVLRSDFALIPKLLEGPAPAAEPAEPESQQLSMFG from the coding sequence GTGGCGGAGGCCCTCCCCACCTTCAGCGATCTGGCTGTGCTCGCCGACGCCGTCAAGGGCTGCACGCGCTGCCGTTTGGCGCGGGGTCGCACGCACGCCGTTCCCGGCGAAGGCGCGGCCGACGCGGCGGTGATGTTCATCGGCGAGGGTCCCGGCTATCACGAGGATCAGCAGGGGCGGCCCTTCGTGGGCGCCGCCGGGCAATTGCTGGACGAGCTGATCGAGGGCATCGGCCTGCGGCGGCGCGAGGTCTTCATCGCCAACGTGCTCAAGTGCCGCCCCCCCGAGAACCGCGACCCGGCGCCGGATGAGGCGGAGGCCTGCCGGCCATACCTGGACCGGCAAATCGAGCTGATCGACCCCAAGGTGATCGTGCTGCTGGGCCGGCACGCGCTACAGGCGCACTTCTCCGACGCGCAGATCTCGCGGGCGCGCGGGGTGCCCCGCCGCCGCGAGGGGCGCACGTTCCTTCCCGTCTATCACCCGGCGGCGGCGCTGCGGCAAATGCGCCTTCGCGACGTGCTGCGCAGCGACTTTGCGCTAATCCCGAAACTGCTGGAGGGCCCGGCGCCCGCCGCCGAGCCCGCGGAGCCGGAGAGCCAGCAGCTGTCGATGTTCGGATGA
- a CDS encoding SDR family oxidoreductase: MATEALRLEGWALILGASSGFGAATARHLASCGMNVVGVHLDRRNTQHLADAVRDDIEAAGGQARFFNVNAADADARARVLDEVAPELSAHQPPVRVVLHSLAFGTLRPFIGEDGEPGMSSRQLEMTLDVMANSLVYWTQDLVARDLLGDGSRILAMTSAGSDRIWPGYGAVGAAKAVLEAHVRRLAVELAPRQVTVNALRAGVTDTPALRKIPGHEELVANAQRQNPGGRLTRTDDIAQAIAAMALRETSWISGNVIGVDGGENLAG; encoded by the coding sequence ATGGCCACCGAAGCCCTGAGGCTGGAGGGTTGGGCTCTCATCCTGGGAGCGTCCAGCGGATTCGGTGCCGCCACGGCGCGACACCTGGCGAGCTGCGGCATGAATGTGGTGGGCGTGCATCTCGACCGCCGCAACACGCAGCACCTCGCCGACGCCGTGCGCGACGACATCGAGGCCGCCGGCGGCCAGGCCAGGTTCTTCAACGTGAACGCCGCGGACGCCGATGCGCGCGCGCGGGTGCTGGACGAGGTCGCGCCCGAGCTGTCGGCGCATCAGCCGCCGGTGCGCGTGGTGCTGCACTCGCTGGCCTTCGGCACGCTGCGGCCGTTCATCGGCGAGGACGGCGAGCCAGGCATGTCGTCGCGGCAGCTGGAAATGACGCTAGACGTGATGGCGAACTCGCTGGTGTATTGGACCCAGGACCTGGTGGCGCGGGACTTGCTGGGCGACGGCTCCCGCATTCTGGCGATGACCAGCGCCGGCTCCGACCGCATCTGGCCGGGATATGGAGCGGTTGGCGCGGCCAAGGCCGTGCTCGAGGCCCACGTGCGCCGGCTGGCCGTGGAGCTGGCGCCGCGGCAGGTGACGGTGAACGCGCTGCGCGCCGGCGTGACGGACACTCCCGCGCTGCGCAAGATTCCGGGTCACGAAGAGCTGGTGGCCAACGCCCAGCGGCAGAATCCCGGCGGGCGGCTCACCCGAACCGACGACATCGCACAGGCGATCGCGGCCATGGCGCTGCGTGAAACGAGCTGGATTTCGGGCAACGTCATCGGCGTCGACGGGGGCGAAAACCTCGCCGGCTAG
- a CDS encoding DUF4389 domain-containing protein, which yields MDSSSPYPVNVTAEYPERSSRLLAFCGLTFLIKGLLLLPHIIVLYFLSIVAVLAQLVGYAAIIITGWYPRGLFDFQVGVLRWNLRVSAWFLSIVDEYPPFRLQD from the coding sequence ATGGACAGTTCATCCCCCTATCCGGTCAACGTCACCGCCGAATATCCGGAGCGCAGCTCGCGATTGCTCGCCTTCTGCGGACTGACCTTCCTGATCAAGGGGCTATTGCTCCTGCCGCACATCATCGTGCTGTACTTCCTATCGATCGTGGCGGTATTGGCCCAGCTGGTGGGTTACGCCGCCATCATCATCACCGGCTGGTACCCCAGAGGGCTGTTCGACTTCCAGGTCGGCGTGCTGCGCTGGAATCTGCGCGTCAGCGCGTGGTTCCTCTCGATCGTCGACGAGTACCCGCCATTCCGGCTGCAGGATTAG
- a CDS encoding redoxin domain-containing protein, whose product MARLEVELDEWTRRGVAVAFVFAQGLKVVDAFAKREALPFPVLVDPKRRMVRDYGVYVRVNFESWNMARPSVVLIDPAGIVREVFVGRHSLEWPDSKDLWALIERHEADG is encoded by the coding sequence ATGGCGCGGCTCGAGGTCGAGCTGGACGAGTGGACGAGGCGGGGAGTGGCCGTCGCCTTCGTTTTTGCGCAGGGCCTCAAGGTTGTAGACGCCTTCGCCAAGCGTGAAGCCCTTCCGTTCCCGGTGCTGGTCGACCCCAAGCGGCGGATGGTCCGCGACTACGGCGTCTACGTCCGCGTCAACTTCGAGTCGTGGAACATGGCGCGGCCCTCGGTGGTCCTCATCGATCCCGCGGGCATCGTGCGCGAGGTGTTCGTGGGGCGGCACTCGCTCGAGTGGCCGGACAGCAAGGATCTCTGGGCGCTGATTGAGCGCCACGAGGCGGACGGCTAG
- a CDS encoding ABC transporter ATP-binding protein → MTDAPPIVTESLSKSYGSVQALTDLSLTVERGEIFGFLGPNGAGKTTTARLLLGLMRPTSGSARIFGADVHAEGPAARRSVSYQPSADALYESTRVAAYLRAFARMGGVPVHRTDELIERLDLDTSRRIKALSTGNRQKVAIVRALQADVPLYLLDEPTRGLDPLVQQEFGRILAEYRDEGRTIFLSTHILSEAEHLCDRVGLLREGRLVAVERVDVLTETRVRRFHARFAGPTPTDDDLEGATVVTRADAAISFEVTGSVDRVIKTLARFEVTDLTIDEPSLEDAFLRYYDQQAAT, encoded by the coding sequence ATGACCGACGCGCCGCCTATCGTCACCGAGTCGCTTTCGAAGTCCTACGGCAGCGTGCAGGCGTTGACCGATCTGTCGCTGACGGTGGAACGGGGAGAAATCTTCGGCTTCCTGGGTCCCAACGGCGCCGGCAAGACCACCACGGCGCGGTTGCTGCTGGGCCTGATGCGGCCCACCAGCGGCTCGGCGCGCATCTTCGGCGCCGACGTGCATGCGGAGGGGCCCGCGGCCCGGCGCTCCGTGAGCTATCAGCCCAGCGCCGACGCGCTCTATGAGTCCACGCGGGTGGCGGCCTATCTGCGAGCCTTCGCGCGCATGGGTGGGGTGCCGGTGCATCGCACCGACGAGCTCATCGAGCGGCTGGACCTCGATACCTCGCGCCGCATCAAGGCGCTCTCGACCGGCAACCGGCAAAAGGTCGCCATCGTGCGCGCGTTGCAGGCCGATGTGCCGCTCTATCTCCTCGATGAGCCCACGCGCGGCCTCGATCCGCTGGTGCAGCAGGAGTTTGGACGCATCCTGGCCGAGTACCGCGACGAAGGGCGCACCATCTTCCTCTCCACCCACATCCTCTCGGAAGCCGAGCATCTGTGTGACCGCGTGGGCCTGTTGCGCGAGGGGCGGCTCGTGGCCGTGGAGCGTGTCGACGTGCTGACTGAAACCCGGGTGCGACGGTTCCACGCCCGATTCGCGGGGCCGACGCCCACCGATGACGATCTCGAGGGCGCCACGGTGGTGACACGCGCGGACGCTGCGATCAGCTTCGAAGTCACCGGGTCCGTGGACCGGGTGATCAAGACGCTGGCGCGCTTCGAGGTCACCGATCTGACCATCGACGAGCCCAGCCTGGAAGACGCGTTTCTACGCTACTACGACCAGCAGGCCGCGACGTGA
- a CDS encoding ribonuclease J — MPGAADVAGALPQELKPDTVRVVPIGGVGEIGKNCTVIEFGDDAVIIDCGLTFPDAEHLGVDLILPDFAYLRQIRHKLRAVLLTHGHEDHIGALPFALRDFPLPLYGTALTLGLVQVKLDEARLVDGQEFHAIEAGDVVEIGPFRCEFFHMCHSIPDATGIAVHTPIGTIVHTGDFKLDYTPVDGRPPDVQTLGRLGRDGVLLLMADSTYADRPGYTPSEQVVAETFDQIFAEAPGRIIVATFSSLVSRAQQVFDAAVAYGRKVALVGRSMERVHRVASDLGYVRVPEGLIVAADELDNFRAEDIAIVCTGSQGEPRSALVRMANRDHRNIDIAPDDTIIVSAAAIPGNEAKVNHTIDRLAHLGATVYYEQLRPVHVSGHASQEELKLVLTTLRPRFFMPVHGEFRHLVEHRRLAESVGVAGDDIVMAENGAVIEVTRERAAITGYVEAGMVFVDGLGVGDVGETVLRDRRHLAEDGVVVVVAAVDHHTGKSVGTPEIISRGFVYAPESEDLLERAREHVRQTIDRGDHPDPEVDYLQSKIRGSLGRHLFQKTRRRPVILPIVTEV, encoded by the coding sequence TTGCCGGGCGCCGCGGACGTAGCTGGCGCGTTGCCGCAGGAACTGAAGCCCGACACCGTCCGCGTCGTGCCCATCGGCGGCGTGGGAGAGATCGGGAAAAACTGCACCGTCATCGAGTTCGGCGACGACGCCGTCATCATCGACTGCGGGCTGACGTTCCCGGACGCCGAGCACCTGGGCGTGGACCTGATCCTTCCCGACTTCGCCTATCTGCGCCAGATTCGGCACAAGCTGCGCGCCGTCCTGCTGACCCACGGCCACGAGGACCACATCGGGGCGCTGCCCTTCGCGCTGCGGGACTTTCCGCTGCCGCTCTACGGCACCGCGCTCACCCTGGGCCTGGTGCAGGTGAAGCTGGACGAGGCCCGGCTGGTCGACGGCCAGGAGTTCCACGCGATCGAGGCCGGCGACGTCGTCGAGATCGGGCCGTTCCGCTGCGAGTTCTTTCACATGTGTCACAGCATTCCCGACGCCACGGGCATCGCCGTGCACACGCCGATCGGCACGATCGTGCACACGGGCGACTTCAAGCTGGACTACACGCCGGTGGACGGACGCCCGCCGGACGTTCAGACCCTGGGCCGGCTCGGGCGCGACGGCGTGCTGCTGCTGATGGCCGACAGCACCTACGCGGATCGTCCCGGCTACACGCCGTCCGAGCAGGTGGTGGCGGAGACCTTCGACCAGATCTTCGCGGAAGCCCCGGGGCGCATCATCGTGGCGACGTTCTCGTCGCTCGTCTCGCGCGCGCAGCAGGTGTTCGACGCGGCCGTCGCCTACGGACGCAAGGTGGCACTGGTCGGGCGGTCAATGGAGCGCGTGCACCGGGTGGCTTCCGACCTGGGATACGTGCGAGTGCCCGAGGGGCTGATCGTGGCCGCGGACGAACTGGACAACTTCCGGGCCGAGGACATCGCCATCGTCTGCACCGGCTCGCAGGGCGAGCCGCGCTCGGCGCTGGTGCGCATGGCGAACCGGGACCACCGGAACATCGACATCGCCCCCGACGACACGATCATCGTTTCGGCGGCTGCTATTCCCGGCAACGAGGCCAAGGTCAACCACACCATCGACCGGCTGGCGCATCTCGGCGCCACCGTCTACTACGAGCAACTGCGCCCGGTGCACGTCTCCGGCCACGCCAGCCAGGAGGAGCTCAAGCTGGTGCTCACGACGCTGCGGCCACGGTTCTTCATGCCGGTGCATGGGGAGTTTCGGCACCTGGTGGAGCACCGGCGGCTGGCGGAGTCGGTGGGGGTGGCGGGGGACGACATCGTGATGGCGGAGAACGGGGCCGTGATCGAGGTGACGCGCGAGCGCGCCGCGATTACCGGCTACGTGGAAGCCGGCATGGTGTTCGTGGACGGCCTGGGCGTGGGCGACGTGGGCGAGACCGTGCTGCGCGACCGGCGGCACCTGGCCGAGGACGGCGTGGTCGTGGTCGTGGCGGCGGTGGACCACCACACCGGCAAGTCCGTGGGCACGCCGGAGATCATCTCGCGCGGGTTCGTCTACGCCCCCGAATCCGAAGACTTGCTGGAGCGGGCGCGGGAGCACGTGCGGCAGACGATCGACCGGGGCGACCACCCGGACCCCGAGGTGGACTACCTGCAAAGCAAGATACGCGGCTCGCTCGGCCGGCACCTGTTCCAGAAGACGCGGCGGCGGCCGGTGATCCTGCCGATCGTGACGGAGGTCTAG
- a CDS encoding ABC transporter permease subunit has protein sequence MTLHLLLHTLRHRRLAIFWFTVGLFILALLVMALWPSSRDLDLDAFLETMPDAARAAFLGRGFDSPAIEQSAFLQYLGSQLTTWLPILAAYFGMWVGGGTIARAYGRHTLDVLLAQPITRERFLLTRLAAVALGAVIIVAGALVGLLLGVAAWAGDTPIPASDIVLVHVQLLLFGLAAAAIAAVVATVLLEPGRTYGVSALIVVVMYVLFLVAEVVEPLEWLGHLSLFRYWRPLEQFATGEFGWLEAVVLAGVAVVGTGLAVVLFRRRDIVT, from the coding sequence GTGACGCTGCATCTGTTGCTGCACACCCTGCGGCATCGGCGCCTGGCGATTTTCTGGTTCACCGTGGGTCTGTTCATTCTCGCGCTGTTGGTCATGGCGCTCTGGCCATCGTCGCGCGACCTGGATCTCGACGCGTTCCTCGAAACCATGCCCGATGCGGCGCGCGCCGCCTTCCTGGGTCGGGGCTTCGACAGTCCCGCCATCGAGCAAAGCGCGTTTCTCCAATACCTCGGCTCGCAGCTCACCACCTGGCTGCCCATTCTCGCCGCCTACTTCGGCATGTGGGTCGGCGGCGGCACCATTGCCCGGGCCTACGGCCGCCACACCCTCGATGTCTTGCTGGCGCAACCGATCACGCGCGAGCGATTTTTGCTCACGCGGTTGGCGGCGGTGGCGCTGGGCGCGGTGATCATCGTGGCCGGCGCGCTGGTCGGCCTGCTGCTCGGCGTGGCCGCCTGGGCCGGCGACACGCCGATTCCCGCCAGCGACATCGTCCTGGTGCACGTGCAGCTGCTGCTCTTCGGCTTGGCTGCCGCGGCGATTGCCGCGGTCGTGGCCACGGTCCTGCTGGAGCCGGGCCGCACCTACGGCGTCAGCGCGCTCATCGTCGTGGTGATGTATGTGCTCTTTCTGGTTGCCGAGGTGGTCGAACCGCTGGAGTGGTTGGGCCATCTGTCGCTGTTTCGCTACTGGCGGCCGCTGGAGCAGTTCGCGACCGGGGAGTTCGGGTGGCTGGAAGCGGTGGTGCTGGCGGGAGTGGCCGTCGTCGGCACCGGCCTGGCGGTCGTACTATTTCGACGCCGGGACATCGTGACGTAG
- the dapA gene encoding 4-hydroxy-tetrahydrodipicolinate synthase, with protein MLTFGRLITAVVTPFHDDGSVDYDTFGRMVDGLIDAGNDAVVVTGTTGESPVLTEPERMSLYREALSAADGRARVIAGTGGYNTSESIHLSRAAADVGVDGLLQVTPYYNKPPQAGLFRHFEAIAASTPLPNILYNVPGRTSCNLEAATVAQLSAIDNIIGIKEASADFEQIGHIARSTPDDFAIYSGNDADTYLIMALGGVGVVSVASHVVSGEIRAMIDAFVAGDLDGARARHLHLLPISQILFPAGWPNPVSVKAALGLGGFDVGVPRLPLVDLPDDMKAALRTVMDAYALDAYLTRTPVAV; from the coding sequence ATGCTGACCTTTGGTCGGCTCATCACCGCGGTCGTCACGCCGTTTCACGACGACGGGTCGGTCGACTACGACACCTTCGGTCGCATGGTCGACGGCCTGATCGACGCCGGCAACGATGCCGTCGTGGTCACCGGCACCACCGGCGAGTCGCCGGTGCTGACCGAGCCCGAGCGCATGTCGCTCTACCGAGAAGCCCTGAGCGCCGCCGACGGGCGCGCGCGCGTGATCGCCGGCACGGGCGGCTACAACACCAGCGAGAGCATCCACCTGTCGCGCGCGGCGGCAGACGTGGGCGTCGACGGCCTGCTCCAGGTGACGCCCTACTACAACAAGCCGCCGCAGGCGGGGCTCTTCCGCCACTTCGAGGCCATCGCGGCGTCCACGCCGCTGCCCAACATCCTCTACAACGTCCCGGGCCGCACCTCGTGCAACCTCGAGGCGGCGACGGTGGCGCAGCTGAGCGCCATCGACAACATCATCGGCATCAAGGAAGCCAGCGCGGACTTCGAGCAGATTGGCCACATTGCGCGCTCGACGCCGGACGACTTCGCCATATACAGCGGCAACGACGCGGACACGTACCTCATCATGGCGCTGGGCGGCGTGGGCGTAGTGAGCGTGGCGAGCCACGTGGTGAGCGGCGAAATCCGGGCGATGATCGACGCGTTCGTCGCGGGCGATCTCGACGGCGCGCGCGCCCGGCACCTGCACCTGTTGCCCATCTCGCAAATCCTGTTTCCGGCCGGCTGGCCGAATCCGGTGTCCGTGAAGGCCGCGCTGGGCTTGGGTGGATTCGACGTGGGCGTTCCGCGACTTCCCCTGGTCGACCTGCCCGACGACATGAAGGCCGCCCTGCGAACGGTGATGGACGCCTACGCGCTGGACGCTTACCTCACGCGAACGCCTGTGGCCGTCTAG